A stretch of the Coleofasciculus sp. FACHB-1120 genome encodes the following:
- a CDS encoding COP23 domain-containing protein, with protein MSLAKAGLVVGIIGAVIAGASFINDVANGRKPPLLFSEKNDRFTCELRPYSQEGEIWTVVYHNDKEAQPWLRMVKTFGGDWNTLKRCGEIESRLEGYRKDGLIAFDYRTDLDTPKQSVICAKTKISGNNCPLLVTLDVGVDPYESLRKMIEALENKNTVDQNSKGEPSAPLLSPASPSVHLGNFLANEDLNAGDTAKK; from the coding sequence ATGTCTTTAGCAAAAGCAGGTTTGGTGGTAGGTATTATCGGTGCTGTGATTGCTGGTGCAAGTTTTATCAACGACGTAGCTAATGGCAGGAAGCCGCCACTATTATTTAGCGAAAAAAATGACCGCTTTACTTGCGAACTCCGACCTTACTCTCAGGAAGGTGAGATTTGGACAGTGGTTTACCATAACGACAAAGAGGCGCAACCTTGGCTGAGAATGGTAAAAACCTTTGGCGGTGACTGGAACACTCTAAAACGTTGCGGCGAGATTGAAAGCCGTTTGGAAGGTTATCGCAAAGATGGTCTGATTGCGTTTGATTATCGCACTGACCTTGACACCCCTAAACAATCTGTTATCTGTGCCAAAACTAAGATTAGTGGCAACAATTGTCCCCTATTGGTGACGCTGGATGTCGGTGTTGATCCCTACGAGTCTCTGAGGAAGATGATTGAGGCTTTAGAGAATAAAAATACTGTGGATCAAAACAGTAAGGGTGAACCATCTGCTCCTCTTTTGTCTCCAGCTTCGCCGTCTGTTCATCTGGGGAACTTTTTGGCAAATGAGGATCTGAATGCTGGAGACACTGCTAAAAAGTAA
- a CDS encoding DUF1232 domain-containing protein, protein MAFLKTRFLEENGFFWIRSRFRAIFLPTTVARSHPTWVKTLSRCLLRGRYPLSQGLHPTSTPPLLMTPPNFWESITKTATNLGEAVGNTASQATQAAAETATGFGGAVSSAVSQASKAVTETAMAVGKTTRKPASSPQTSEDDRLAFYGVLFAVAAADGSIDPEELNLILHTPDLDNMSESTKRQVQSYAIFPPTLEDSLKKLSKADDTLRFGLMFYILNLVWVDKVLNPGEAKAIKLAQAELKITDEQVQAIQAFVQKMGEIRERGLNDDYAVNAMKEATSVLVKAGIPVTPFSSSETANTQTSFETTYSDDLFWEKLGNFAVQAGKNVVENALILFYAAEHPNTPTNQKLIVYGALAYLILPVDAVPDFLPAVGFGDDIGSLTTALGMIVWNINSEVKEAAKQKMQEWFAKD, encoded by the coding sequence TTGGCATTTTTAAAAACCCGTTTTCTTGAAGAGAACGGTTTTTTTTGGATTCGATCGCGCTTTCGGGCGATATTTTTACCTACAACAGTTGCGCGATCGCATCCAACATGGGTAAAAACACTGAGCCGTTGTTTGTTGAGAGGGAGATATCCTTTGAGTCAAGGGTTACATCCCACCTCTACTCCCCCATTACTCATGACCCCACCAAATTTTTGGGAATCAATCACTAAGACAGCAACAAATCTTGGAGAAGCTGTCGGCAACACTGCATCGCAAGCAACTCAAGCCGCAGCAGAAACAGCGACAGGGTTTGGGGGAGCTGTTAGTAGTGCTGTATCACAAGCGAGTAAAGCAGTAACAGAAACGGCTATGGCGGTTGGAAAAACCACCAGAAAGCCAGCGAGTTCACCCCAAACATCTGAGGACGATCGCTTAGCCTTTTATGGTGTGCTTTTTGCAGTTGCAGCAGCAGATGGCTCAATTGATCCAGAGGAGTTGAACCTAATTTTACATACTCCCGATCTGGATAATATGTCTGAATCTACAAAGCGTCAGGTGCAGTCTTATGCTATTTTTCCTCCTACTTTAGAAGACTCTTTAAAAAAACTGTCTAAGGCAGATGATACGCTTCGCTTTGGTTTAATGTTCTATATTCTGAACCTTGTTTGGGTGGATAAGGTTCTTAACCCTGGTGAAGCAAAAGCAATCAAGCTAGCTCAAGCAGAACTGAAAATCACAGATGAGCAGGTGCAAGCTATACAGGCATTTGTTCAGAAGATGGGAGAGATTCGAGAACGTGGATTAAATGATGATTATGCAGTTAATGCCATGAAAGAAGCAACTTCAGTTCTCGTAAAAGCAGGTATTCCCGTCACCCCCTTCTCTTCATCAGAAACAGCAAATACCCAGACAAGTTTTGAAACTACTTATTCAGATGATCTGTTTTGGGAAAAGCTTGGAAATTTTGCAGTGCAAGCTGGAAAAAATGTTGTTGAAAACGCTTTAATTCTTTTCTATGCTGCTGAGCATCCAAACACTCCAACTAACCAAAAACTAATTGTATATGGAGCATTAGCTTACTTAATATTGCCCGTAGATGCTGTTCCTGATTTTCTTCCTGCTGTAGGATTTGGGGATGATATAGGTTCCTTAACGACTGCCCTAGGTATGATTGTTTGGAATATCAACTCTGAAGTAAAAGAAGCTGCAAAGCAGAAAATGCAAGAGTGGTTCGCCAAGGATTAA
- a CDS encoding DUF1257 domain-containing protein, with amino-acid sequence MSHFSTLRTKITDAEILKASLRDLGISVKTEADVRGYNGQRVRSDIVAVLEGEYDLGWSRNSDGSFDLIADLWGVAKKHNQTELINSINQKYAVNKTLAEVKQRGLQNANVKLVVQK; translated from the coding sequence ATGTCTCACTTTAGCACTCTGCGTACCAAAATCACCGATGCCGAAATCCTGAAAGCTTCTCTTCGCGACCTGGGTATCAGCGTCAAGACCGAAGCAGATGTTCGGGGTTATAACGGTCAGCGGGTTCGTTCTGACATCGTTGCAGTTCTGGAAGGCGAGTATGACCTCGGTTGGTCTCGCAACAGCGACGGCTCTTTCGACCTGATTGCTGACCTGTGGGGCGTCGCCAAGAAGCACAACCAAACCGAACTGATTAACTCGATTAATCAGAAGTATGCCGTGAACAAGACCTTGGCTGAAGTCAAGCAACGCGGTCTGCAAAATGCCAACGTTAAGTTGGTTGTGCAAAAGTAA
- a CDS encoding PAS domain-containing protein has protein sequence MPEYLEAIRECCRDEAAFEKLKKILADGEIETIQKTTDKLRQQESRFQRMVANIPGMIYQYLRCPDGRESIVCASSGYQELFELEPENIQANFQLLKDLIHPDDVKGYEESVDISATTLQPWAWEGRIITPTGKIKWVQCASRPEKQANGDILWDGLLMEVTERKRAEAALERERRLFIRGPVTVFRWVAQENRPVEYVSPNISQWGYQPDDFISGRVTYGSVIHPDDLAQVEAQTQAYDAAGLNFQEQDYRLIRSDGQVRWVHEFTSVVRNDQGNISHYEGYILDITRRKEAEVQIRAAGERDRASIHALSAARLLGEIALRIRRSLDLDQILNNTVREVRQFLQADRVFIAHLDAYSQGKVVAESVVPDCRSILGWVTSDRYLRELKSFFKQGQVQVIDDTQKVVKSRFHTAYYAEYQIKASLCVPILVGNEFFGMLIANQCSGSRHWQQFEIELLCSLATQVAIAIQQAQLYEQVSTLNTRLESTVEERTAQLKQAVTELQEMNQLKDVVLHTVSHELRTSVIGTVMVLKNLLNQPGEKITLSRSIVERMIQGNDRQLGMINSLLETHSSEEEGIVLYREPVQIKTLFAKILQDLEPMLSQNQATLTNLVSADLPLVIVDPTQLQRVLENLFNHLLKHNPPRLSLRLNATVETQMLRCTLQDNGIGMSQQECDRLFDLYIRDPRSSCSTGTGLKLYLCKQIITAHGGEIGANSSPGLGTTLWFTLPLNRVAS, from the coding sequence ATGCCTGAATATCTAGAAGCCATCCGAGAGTGTTGTCGGGACGAAGCCGCCTTTGAAAAGCTCAAAAAAATTCTGGCTGACGGCGAGATTGAAACGATTCAGAAAACAACAGACAAGCTCAGACAGCAAGAGTCGAGATTTCAAAGAATGGTTGCCAACATACCGGGCATGATTTACCAGTACCTGCGGTGCCCGGATGGTCGTGAGTCCATCGTCTGTGCCAGTTCCGGCTACCAAGAATTGTTTGAGTTAGAACCAGAAAATATTCAGGCGAATTTTCAACTGCTTAAGGATTTAATTCATCCCGATGATGTCAAAGGGTATGAAGAATCTGTAGATATTTCTGCCACCACGCTGCAACCTTGGGCTTGGGAAGGTCGCATCATCACGCCTACTGGCAAAATTAAGTGGGTACAATGCGCCTCCCGTCCGGAAAAGCAGGCGAACGGTGATATTCTCTGGGATGGCTTGCTGATGGAAGTGACAGAACGCAAGCGAGCCGAAGCAGCACTAGAGCGAGAACGCAGATTATTTATCAGAGGGCCAGTTACAGTCTTCCGCTGGGTTGCCCAAGAAAATCGACCTGTAGAATATGTCTCGCCCAACATCAGTCAGTGGGGCTATCAACCGGATGACTTCATTAGTGGCAGGGTGACGTATGGTAGCGTTATTCATCCCGATGACCTAGCTCAAGTTGAAGCTCAGACTCAAGCCTATGATGCGGCTGGCTTAAATTTTCAGGAACAGGACTATCGCCTAATTCGCTCCGATGGTCAGGTGCGATGGGTTCACGAATTCACCAGCGTTGTCCGCAATGACCAAGGGAATATCAGCCACTACGAAGGATATATTCTCGATATCACCAGGCGAAAGGAGGCGGAAGTTCAAATCCGGGCTGCGGGAGAACGCGATCGCGCTAGCATCCATGCTCTGAGCGCGGCTCGCTTACTAGGAGAGATTGCGCTGAGAATCCGGCGATCGCTGGATCTCGATCAAATTCTCAACAATACCGTTCGGGAGGTTCGGCAATTTCTGCAAGCTGACCGGGTTTTCATCGCTCACTTGGATGCCTATTCTCAAGGCAAGGTTGTAGCAGAATCAGTGGTACCGGATTGTCGATCAATTCTCGGCTGGGTGACAAGTGACCGTTACCTTAGAGAACTTAAATCTTTCTTTAAACAAGGTCAGGTTCAGGTAATTGATGATACGCAGAAAGTCGTTAAATCTCGCTTTCATACTGCGTACTACGCCGAATATCAAATTAAAGCCAGTTTATGCGTTCCTATTCTGGTGGGAAACGAGTTTTTTGGAATGTTGATCGCTAATCAATGCAGTGGGTCGCGCCATTGGCAGCAGTTTGAAATTGAATTACTCTGTTCGCTAGCAACCCAAGTCGCGATCGCCATTCAACAAGCACAACTTTACGAACAAGTATCCACCCTGAATACCCGTCTAGAAAGCACTGTCGAGGAGCGCACCGCCCAGCTAAAGCAGGCAGTGACAGAACTCCAAGAAATGAACCAACTCAAGGACGTGGTTTTACATACAGTTTCCCACGAACTCCGGACTTCGGTAATCGGAACTGTGATGGTGCTAAAAAATTTACTCAATCAGCCAGGGGAAAAAATTACGCTTTCTCGTTCAATTGTCGAGCGCATGATTCAAGGGAACGATCGGCAATTGGGAATGATTAATTCCTTATTAGAAACTCATTCTAGCGAGGAAGAGGGCATTGTCCTCTATCGTGAGCCTGTTCAAATAAAGACATTGTTTGCAAAGATTCTCCAAGACTTAGAGCCAATGCTGTCGCAAAATCAAGCGACACTGACGAATCTTGTTTCCGCTGATTTACCCTTGGTCATCGTCGATCCGACTCAGTTACAGCGAGTTTTAGAAAACTTATTCAATCATCTTTTGAAGCATAATCCGCCTAGACTGAGCCTACGGCTAAACGCTACTGTCGAGACTCAAATGCTGCGTTGCACGCTTCAGGATAACGGTATTGGGATGAGCCAACAAGAGTGCGATCGCTTATTCGATCTTTATATCCGAGATCCGAGATCCAGTTGCTCGACTGGCACTGGTTTAAAATTGTATCTTTGCAAGCAAATTATCACAGCCCACGGCGGGGAAATTGGAGCGAATAGCAGTCCTGGATTAGGGACAACCTTGTGGTTTACATTACCTCTAAATCGGGTTGCTTCTTAG
- a CDS encoding peptidoglycan-binding protein yields MQAPINTQANANAQTKKPVLQRGSQGIAVEELQRLVTHWGSYNGDIDGIFDIVVENAVKSYQHRVFLKEDGIVGNLTWQALYKGAPVNMPVLQKGSKGQIVVTLQRLLQTTGDFTAATSPNFGPATDAAVRSFQRRSGLIADGIVGDRTWHALSKIPH; encoded by the coding sequence ATGCAAGCTCCAATTAATACTCAAGCAAATGCTAACGCTCAGACCAAAAAACCTGTACTTCAGCGCGGTTCCCAAGGAATAGCGGTTGAAGAACTGCAAAGACTTGTAACTCACTGGGGAAGTTATAACGGTGACATTGATGGGATCTTCGATATTGTAGTTGAAAATGCAGTGAAATCTTACCAGCACCGCGTCTTTTTGAAAGAAGATGGCATCGTAGGAAATCTGACTTGGCAGGCTCTTTACAAGGGTGCGCCCGTCAATATGCCAGTGCTGCAAAAAGGTAGCAAAGGTCAAATCGTAGTCACGCTTCAGCGTCTTTTACAGACAACTGGCGATTTTACTGCTGCAACTAGCCCAAACTTCGGCCCAGCAACAGATGCAGCGGTGCGCTCTTTCCAAAGGCGCTCTGGTTTAATTGCGGATGGAATTGTTGGCGATCGCACTTGGCACGCTTTGAGTAAGATTCCTCACTAA
- a CDS encoding AAA family ATPase — MKEELDILVQAQYPLIYLVTSEEERAERTIANIAQTKSLARRVYIWTVTHGIVEYGQPRHITQHNTVSPEAAIEWVVRQREPGIFIFKDLHPFIDSPATTRWLRDAIASFKGTQKIIILMSPVQQIPIELEKEVVVLDYPLPDLAELNQVLSSQLEQTRSRRTTTEVREKLLKATLGLTRDEAEKVYRKAFVKTGRLTETEVDIILSEKKQLIRRNGILEFIEEDETIDSVGGLEELKRWLRQRSNAFTEKAREYGLPQPKGMLILGVPGCGKSLIAKTTARLWSLPLLRLDMGRVYDGSMVGRSEANLRNALKTAESISPAILFIDELDKAFAGTSGSADSDGGTSSRIFGSFLTWLQEKTSPVFVMATANRVERLPGEFLRKGRFDEIFFVDLPTAEERKEIFNIHLSKRKRDISRFDLDQLAKVSDGFSGAEIEQGLVAAMYEAFAQDREFTQLDIIAAIKATLPLSRTMNEQVTALRDWARQRARPAASSVAEYQRLEF; from the coding sequence ATGAAAGAAGAGCTAGATATTCTGGTTCAAGCTCAATACCCCCTCATCTACCTAGTAACTTCCGAAGAAGAGCGGGCGGAGCGAACAATTGCCAATATTGCTCAGACAAAATCCCTGGCTCGGCGCGTCTACATTTGGACTGTCACCCACGGCATCGTCGAGTACGGTCAACCCCGCCATATTACCCAACACAACACCGTCTCCCCAGAGGCAGCGATTGAATGGGTAGTACGTCAAAGAGAGCCTGGAATCTTTATTTTCAAAGACTTACACCCCTTTATTGACTCACCGGCAACAACGCGGTGGCTGCGAGATGCGATCGCTAGCTTCAAAGGGACACAGAAAATTATCATTCTCATGTCACCCGTTCAGCAAATCCCCATTGAGCTGGAAAAGGAAGTCGTCGTTCTAGACTATCCTTTGCCAGACTTGGCAGAACTGAACCAAGTGCTATCTAGCCAGTTAGAGCAAACCCGTTCTCGCCGCACCACAACTGAAGTTCGGGAAAAACTGCTAAAAGCAACCTTGGGTCTGACGCGGGATGAAGCCGAAAAAGTTTATCGGAAAGCTTTCGTCAAAACCGGACGTCTCACCGAAACAGAAGTTGATATTATTCTTTCTGAGAAAAAGCAGCTAATCCGCCGCAATGGCATCTTGGAATTTATCGAAGAAGATGAAACCATTGATTCGGTTGGCGGTTTAGAAGAGCTAAAGCGATGGCTGAGACAACGTTCCAATGCTTTTACAGAAAAAGCAAGGGAATATGGTCTGCCCCAACCCAAGGGGATGTTAATCCTAGGGGTACCGGGATGTGGCAAATCTCTAATTGCCAAAACGACTGCCCGCCTCTGGAGTCTGCCACTTCTGCGCTTAGATATGGGGCGAGTGTACGACGGCTCAATGGTGGGGCGCTCAGAAGCTAACTTGCGGAATGCCCTAAAAACGGCTGAATCAATTTCCCCAGCGATTCTATTTATTGATGAACTGGATAAAGCATTTGCCGGTACTTCTGGGTCTGCTGACTCAGATGGCGGTACTTCCAGCCGCATCTTTGGTTCTTTCCTTACCTGGTTGCAAGAAAAAACGTCTCCGGTGTTCGTAATGGCAACCGCCAACCGGGTTGAACGTCTACCGGGTGAGTTTCTCCGCAAAGGACGTTTTGATGAGATTTTCTTTGTAGATTTGCCGACTGCGGAAGAACGCAAAGAGATTTTCAATATTCACCTTAGCAAGCGGAAGCGAGACATTTCTCGCTTTGACCTCGACCAGCTAGCTAAGGTATCCGATGGATTTTCCGGGGCAGAAATTGAGCAGGGATTGGTTGCGGCAATGTACGAAGCTTTTGCCCAAGACCGAGAATTTACCCAGCTCGATATCATTGCGGCAATAAAAGCTACTCTGCCGCTTTCCCGAACCATGAACGAGCAGGTAACGGCCCTGAGGGACTGGGCCAGACAGCGAGCGCGACCTGCTGCGTCCTCCGTCGCCGAGTATCAGCGGCTGGAGTTCTAA
- a CDS encoding transposase, translating into MSYNPDKHHRRSIRLKGYDYGQAGAYYVTICCYQRQCLLGEIVDGVMHPNLIGATVEAVWNNLPHHFPFIELDAFVLMPNHVHGIIIINENENNVDNQELLASKSTSKNSLSNGTKSGSLGAIIQNFKSTATRRVNRLNRSSGTLWQRDYYEEIIRNEKAYENIRHYILENPLNCNEDEEYLINKSPIL; encoded by the coding sequence ATGTCCTATAACCCAGACAAACACCATCGTCGCTCCATTCGCCTCAAGGGATATGATTATGGGCAAGCAGGTGCATATTATGTCACTATCTGCTGTTATCAAAGGCAATGTTTGTTAGGGGAAATTGTAGATGGAGTAATGCACCCCAATCTCATAGGTGCAACTGTTGAGGCAGTTTGGAATAATTTACCTCATCATTTCCCCTTTATTGAACTCGATGCTTTTGTTCTCATGCCTAATCATGTGCATGGGATTATTATCATTAATGAAAACGAAAATAATGTTGACAATCAAGAATTATTAGCAAGTAAATCAACTTCTAAAAATAGCTTATCCAATGGAACTAAATCAGGTTCACTGGGAGCAATTATTCAAAACTTTAAATCAACAGCAACACGCAGAGTTAATCGCCTAAATAGAAGTTCTGGCACATTATGGCAGCGCGATTATTATGAAGAAATTATCCGCAACGAGAAAGCATACGAAAACATCAGGCATTACATCTTAGAAAATCCGTTAAATTGCAATGAAGACGAGGAATATCTCATCAATAAATCACCAATCTTGTAG
- the cpdA gene encoding 3',5'-cyclic-AMP phosphodiesterase: protein MTQANPLLIAQITDIHLFADTKKELLGLPTAKSFDVVLEQLQRMRPQPDLLLLTGDLSQDGKPQSYTRLAELLSPLGIPTYWLPGNHDQPLVMQEVLNEAPICPEKSFEAGGWQFLLLNSHVPGCVHGKLSSESLAWLDHQLQRADKRPTLIALHHPPFVVDSDWLDGSSLQNSEELFAVIDRHSQVRLVVFGHIHQEFYRRRGEVHYLGSPSTSIQFEPHSHQFSLDEEAPGFRLFNLYPDGRIETRVERVAYAHELDLAASGY, encoded by the coding sequence ATGACTCAAGCCAACCCGCTTCTGATTGCTCAAATTACAGACATTCACTTGTTCGCAGATACCAAAAAGGAATTGCTAGGGCTTCCTACTGCCAAGTCTTTTGATGTGGTTTTAGAGCAATTGCAAAGAATGCGCCCTCAGCCAGATTTGCTACTGCTGACAGGAGATTTGTCCCAAGATGGTAAGCCGCAATCTTACACGCGGTTGGCAGAACTGCTGAGTCCTCTAGGAATTCCGACTTACTGGCTACCAGGCAACCATGACCAACCATTGGTCATGCAAGAAGTATTAAATGAAGCTCCAATTTGTCCGGAGAAATCATTTGAAGCGGGAGGGTGGCAGTTTTTATTGCTCAATTCTCACGTACCGGGTTGCGTACATGGCAAACTCTCTTCAGAAAGCTTAGCTTGGCTAGACCATCAGCTACAGCGTGCAGATAAACGTCCTACCCTAATTGCTTTACACCATCCTCCTTTTGTGGTTGATTCCGATTGGCTGGATGGCAGTTCATTACAAAATTCAGAGGAACTGTTTGCTGTCATCGATCGCCATTCTCAGGTGCGGTTGGTTGTTTTTGGTCATATTCATCAAGAATTTTATCGGCGGCGTGGTGAGGTTCATTACTTGGGTAGTCCCTCTACTTCAATTCAGTTTGAACCTCACAGTCACCAGTTTTCTTTAGATGAGGAAGCGCCAGGATTTCGTTTATTTAATCTGTATCCAGATGGCAGGATTGAAACTAGGGTGGAACGGGTTGCTTACGCACATGAGTTAGATTTGGCAGCGAGTGGTTATTAG
- a CDS encoding GAF domain-containing protein: protein MNETISQSQKIPYPEERVSTTPYVKASPMYCSNLLQGVAEATHQLLTNSDFAVGVNQSLATLGRVTGADQVYIFEIHPDSETCELTFSQRFEWTKEFVTPQIHNPYLQNQALTAYRISRWYDDLQAGKAIRGLIGELPNGEPEVLAPKQIRSILVVPIPCNGKLWGLIGFDDRHYDRQWSKDEEACLITMAASVGKAIAHQQTTETLRQSELRLQQITANVPGMIFPFLQRSEGSQALPDACSDCRGLFKLELEAILAACGGELIDSDDRKENNITERKQAEMTQRLVQERDRLLAEMALRIRKSLDLDEIFNTTVAEVRSFLKADRVFIASDVTEKGRVVAESVEPNYAPIIDWVLDDQSSLEEMRTLFEANQVRVVEDTTQVTVHPAIASYYRDYHVKAVVAVPIRVEGDRLLGALIVHQCRGARRWEPMEIALLEQLGTQVAIAIQQSCLFQQVQELNANLECQVRERTAQLEQKMQEVQELYELKDVFLHAVSHDLRTPLTGWLLVLQNLLANSNEQRTIPVSRSILERMIQSSDRQLRLINSLLEVHTSEVRGFALHREPVQLHSLIQEIVEDFEPLCVKNQAILINQIPSELSTVNADPLQMRRVFENLLTNAFNHNPPGLTMILRATIEEQVIRCTIEDNGVGMNPEQCDRAFELYVRGSQARRSTGIGLGLYLCRQIVQAHGGKIGVTSSPGAGATFWFTLPFAMSPEAEGSD from the coding sequence GTGAACGAAACGATAAGTCAGAGCCAAAAAATTCCCTATCCAGAGGAGCGTGTTTCCACTACACCGTATGTGAAAGCTAGTCCCATGTATTGCTCTAATCTCCTGCAAGGTGTGGCAGAAGCGACTCACCAACTGCTGACAAATAGTGATTTTGCAGTCGGAGTCAATCAATCTTTAGCAACTTTAGGCAGAGTAACGGGAGCAGATCAGGTTTATATTTTTGAGATTCATCCTGATTCGGAAACCTGTGAATTAACCTTCAGTCAGCGATTTGAATGGACGAAAGAGTTTGTGACGCCTCAAATTCACAATCCCTATCTACAAAACCAGGCGTTGACGGCTTATCGCATCAGTCGGTGGTACGACGATCTGCAAGCTGGAAAGGCGATTCGGGGTTTAATTGGCGAACTTCCAAACGGCGAACCGGAAGTTTTAGCACCCAAGCAAATCCGGTCTATATTAGTTGTCCCAATTCCTTGTAATGGCAAACTTTGGGGCTTAATTGGCTTTGACGATCGTCACTACGATCGCCAGTGGTCAAAGGATGAGGAAGCTTGTTTGATAACGATGGCAGCCAGTGTTGGGAAAGCGATCGCTCATCAGCAAACAACTGAAACTTTACGCCAGAGCGAATTACGGCTGCAACAAATTACCGCTAACGTACCGGGGATGATTTTTCCGTTCCTTCAGCGTTCAGAGGGTTCCCAGGCGCTTCCCGATGCCTGTTCCGATTGTCGCGGACTGTTTAAATTAGAACTAGAAGCGATTCTGGCAGCTTGTGGTGGGGAGTTAATTGATTCCGATGACCGCAAGGAGAATAACATCACTGAGCGCAAGCAGGCAGAAATGACGCAGCGCCTAGTGCAAGAACGCGATCGCTTGTTGGCAGAAATGGCGCTGCGGATTCGTAAATCCCTGGATTTGGACGAAATTTTTAACACCACTGTGGCGGAAGTCCGGTCGTTTCTGAAAGCCGATCGCGTCTTCATCGCTTCAGATGTGACGGAAAAAGGCAGGGTAGTGGCTGAATCGGTTGAACCCAATTACGCGCCGATTATAGATTGGGTACTTGACGATCAAAGTTCTCTGGAGGAAATGCGAACCTTGTTTGAGGCGAATCAGGTTCGAGTCGTTGAGGATACAACCCAAGTGACAGTTCACCCTGCGATCGCATCCTATTACCGCGATTATCATGTCAAAGCCGTCGTGGCTGTCCCGATTCGCGTGGAAGGCGATCGACTATTAGGTGCATTGATTGTTCATCAATGTAGGGGTGCGAGGCGCTGGGAACCGATGGAAATTGCTTTACTGGAGCAGTTGGGAACCCAAGTCGCGATCGCCATTCAGCAATCTTGTCTCTTCCAACAAGTACAGGAACTCAATGCTAACTTGGAATGCCAAGTTCGGGAACGCACCGCTCAACTAGAGCAAAAAATGCAGGAAGTTCAAGAACTATACGAACTAAAGGATGTCTTCCTCCACGCCGTTTCCCACGATCTGCGGACGCCGCTTACTGGCTGGTTACTGGTATTGCAAAATTTGTTGGCAAATAGCAATGAACAAAGGACAATTCCAGTTTCTCGCTCAATTTTAGAGCGGATGATTCAAAGTAGCGATCGCCAACTCCGCTTGATTAACTCCCTGTTAGAAGTTCACACCAGCGAAGTGCGTGGTTTTGCCTTGCACCGCGAACCTGTCCAACTCCACTCTCTCATTCAAGAGATTGTTGAGGATTTTGAGCCGTTGTGTGTCAAAAATCAGGCAATTCTGATCAATCAAATTCCATCTGAACTATCCACAGTGAACGCCGATCCACTTCAGATGCGGCGCGTGTTTGAAAATCTGCTCACTAATGCTTTTAACCATAACCCGCCCGGACTGACGATGATTCTCAGGGCGACTATAGAAGAACAAGTGATTCGCTGCACCATTGAAGATAACGGTGTTGGGATGAATCCAGAACAATGCGATCGCGCTTTTGAACTTTATGTTCGTGGTTCGCAAGCAAGACGCTCAACTGGTATCGGTTTGGGATTATATCTTTGTCGGCAGATCGTACAAGCTCACGGCGGCAAAATTGGCGTGACTAGCTCCCCAGGAGCCGGTGCAACTTTCTGGTTTACTTTACCTTTTGCAATGTCGCCCGAAGCAGAAGGATCTGATTAG
- a CDS encoding response regulator → MPSETESPQNLPIESKPLRVLIVEDDPMMQLGLEQSLAAYPQFTIVGQAEDGYLGVEAALKLKPDLVVMDIGLPRLDGIAATQQIKAALPDIRVVVLTSHTTETEIIAALSSGADAYCIKGASVERLLSAIAAAQEGATYLDPQIARRVIDHLKPPSMSGSISTLSQRELEVLKLMVEGKSNPEIATVLYLSPNTVKTHVRGIMNKLSVDDRVQAAVVALRSGLV, encoded by the coding sequence ATGCCCTCCGAAACCGAGTCACCCCAGAATCTACCAATCGAGTCAAAGCCATTGCGGGTTTTGATTGTAGAAGACGATCCCATGATGCAGTTGGGTTTGGAGCAGTCATTAGCCGCTTATCCGCAGTTTACGATTGTCGGACAAGCCGAAGATGGCTATTTAGGCGTTGAAGCTGCTCTTAAACTGAAACCGGATCTGGTAGTTATGGATATTGGTCTGCCAAGACTAGATGGAATTGCTGCCACCCAGCAAATCAAGGCAGCGCTTCCTGATATCCGGGTGGTGGTATTAACCTCCCATACGACAGAAACTGAAATTATTGCCGCCCTTTCTAGTGGTGCGGATGCTTACTGCATCAAAGGTGCCAGTGTCGAACGCTTGCTCTCTGCGATCGCTGCCGCCCAAGAAGGGGCCACCTACCTCGATCCGCAAATTGCACGACGAGTCATTGACCATCTTAAACCGCCTTCAATGAGCGGCAGTATTTCGACACTATCGCAGCGCGAGTTAGAGGTATTGAAATTAATGGTAGAAGGAAAAAGCAATCCGGAGATTGCTACCGTCCTCTACCTCAGCCCCAACACTGTCAAAACCCATGTCCGTGGCATCATGAACAAGCTGTCTGTAGATGACCGGGTTCAGGCAGCTGTCGTGGCGCTTCGTTCGGGACTGGTATGA